The proteins below come from a single Tenuifilum sp. 4138str genomic window:
- a CDS encoding S8 family serine peptidase gives MRKIFILSLTLLILGVVSCQKEEITPSVTTDQDVIVFKNGDIIPGKFIVVFKPDTFKASINLPFEESQLQAQKYVTSFISDFGIPVKQIDQVYGAAISGFSAELSELQVNMLLNDKRVAYIEPDRWIVLDYKVEETSDAAKAQTFPWGITRIGGAVNYTGTNVAWIIDTGIDLDHPDLNVNVAKSKNFVRTAKSPDDDNGHGSHVAGTVGAKNNDIGVIGVAAGAPVVAVKVLDRRGSGAYSTIISGVNYVASAGVAGDVANMSLGGPIYQALDDAVLAASNKGIKFCLAAGNESTDANNSSPARVNGTYIYTISAMDSADKFASFSNYGNPPVDYCAPGVSIYSTYKSGKYATLSGTSMASPHACGVVLLGAPKTDGYVLNDPDGKPDPIIHR, from the coding sequence ATGAGAAAAATTTTTATTCTATCATTAACATTACTGATTCTTGGAGTTGTTTCCTGTCAAAAGGAAGAAATTACTCCCAGTGTTACCACTGATCAGGATGTAATTGTTTTCAAGAATGGCGATATTATTCCGGGTAAATTTATAGTAGTATTTAAGCCAGACACATTTAAGGCTTCAATAAATCTACCCTTTGAAGAGAGTCAACTTCAGGCACAGAAGTATGTTACATCGTTTATTAGCGATTTTGGAATTCCTGTAAAACAAATTGATCAAGTATATGGAGCAGCCATATCAGGTTTTTCTGCTGAATTAAGCGAACTGCAAGTTAATATGCTTTTAAACGATAAGAGGGTTGCCTACATTGAGCCCGATAGATGGATTGTTCTTGACTATAAGGTTGAAGAAACCAGCGATGCAGCTAAAGCTCAAACTTTTCCCTGGGGAATAACCCGGATTGGAGGTGCCGTTAACTATACCGGAACAAACGTAGCATGGATAATTGATACCGGAATAGACCTTGACCACCCCGACCTAAATGTAAATGTTGCTAAGAGCAAAAACTTTGTACGTACTGCCAAAAGTCCTGATGATGATAATGGACACGGCTCACATGTTGCCGGAACAGTTGGTGCCAAAAACAATGATATTGGTGTAATTGGTGTTGCAGCAGGTGCACCGGTAGTAGCAGTAAAAGTGCTTGACCGCAGGGGTAGCGGAGCATACTCAACCATAATTTCAGGTGTTAACTATGTAGCAAGTGCTGGTGTTGCAGGCGATGTTGCCAACATGAGCCTAGGTGGCCCAATTTACCAAGCACTTGACGATGCCGTTCTTGCAGCTTCAAATAAAGGAATTAAGTTCTGTTTAGCAGCTGGAAACGAAAGCACCGATGCTAATAATAGTTCTCCTGCAAGGGTTAATGGAACTTATATTTATACCATCTCTGCTATGGACAGTGCCGACAAGTTTGCATCGTTTTCTAATTATGGTAATCCTCCCGTTGATTACTGTGCTCCTGGAGTAAGTATTTACTCTACCTATAAGAGCGGTAAGTATGCCACATTGAGTGGAACTTCAATGGCCTCACCTCATGCCTGTGGGGTTGTTTTACTAGGGGCTCCAAAAACCGATGGTTACGTTCTAAACGATCCTGATGGAAAGCCTGATCCAATTATTCACAGGTAA
- the ggt gene encoding gamma-glutamyltransferase has protein sequence MGKKILSSILLLTGITLTLFSQDRMTGLNFATRSEVIARNGMACTSQPLATQVAIDILKQGGTAVDAAIAANAMLGLVEPTGSGIGGDLFAIVWDAKTKKLYGLNASGRSPMSLTLEYFKKNGITHIPALGPLPVSVPGCVDGWFELHKRFGRLPMQKILSPAISYAREGFPVSELIAYYWQRNAVRLKQYEGFADVFMPNGKAPSKGEIFRNPYLANTYELIAQKGRDEFYKGSIARAIDDYMKRNGGFLSYNDLAMHKSEWVEPVSSSYRGYDVWELPPNGQGIATLEILNILEQFDIKSMGFGSAEYMHLFIEAKKLAFEDRARYYADPDFVKIPYEILISKEYARERVKLIDLNRAARTYDAGMLQTGNTVYLTVADREGNMVSLIQSNYRGMGSGMTPTGLGFVLQDRGELFSLEEGHPNVYAPGKRPFHTIIPGFITKDGKPWVSFGIMGGGMQPQGHAQIIVNLIDFGMNLQEAGDAPRIQHEGSSEPTGERMTDGGTVYLESGFDYQEIRKLLAKGHRIGFSLDGYGGYQAIMFDEKNGVYIGASESRKDGQAAGY, from the coding sequence ATGGGAAAAAAAATTCTTAGCTCAATTTTATTGCTCACGGGTATAACCTTAACCCTGTTTTCTCAGGATAGAATGACTGGGTTAAACTTTGCAACACGTTCCGAGGTTATAGCCCGTAATGGTATGGCTTGTACAAGCCAGCCCTTGGCAACACAGGTTGCCATTGATATTCTGAAGCAGGGGGGCACTGCTGTTGATGCTGCTATAGCAGCCAATGCTATGCTAGGATTGGTTGAACCTACTGGCAGTGGAATTGGTGGCGATTTATTTGCTATTGTATGGGATGCAAAAACAAAAAAACTTTATGGCCTTAATGCCAGTGGTCGTTCGCCAATGTCGCTAACCCTGGAATACTTTAAAAAGAATGGAATCACTCATATCCCAGCTTTAGGACCGCTACCGGTATCGGTTCCCGGCTGTGTGGATGGCTGGTTTGAGCTGCATAAGAGGTTTGGCCGGTTGCCTATGCAAAAAATTCTATCTCCTGCCATTTCATACGCCCGCGAGGGTTTTCCGGTTTCCGAACTTATTGCATACTACTGGCAGCGCAATGCCGTGCGCTTAAAACAATACGAGGGTTTTGCTGATGTTTTCATGCCCAACGGTAAAGCCCCTTCCAAAGGTGAAATATTTCGAAACCCCTACTTAGCCAATACCTACGAACTTATTGCCCAAAAAGGCCGCGATGAATTTTATAAAGGTTCAATTGCTCGTGCAATTGACGATTATATGAAACGTAACGGCGGCTTCCTAAGCTACAACGATTTGGCTATGCATAAGTCGGAGTGGGTTGAGCCTGTGTCATCGTCGTATAGGGGTTACGATGTGTGGGAATTACCTCCCAATGGCCAGGGTATAGCTACTCTAGAAATTCTAAACATACTGGAACAGTTCGATATAAAATCAATGGGGTTTGGCAGCGCAGAATACATGCATCTGTTCATTGAGGCTAAAAAACTTGCATTTGAGGATAGGGCTCGATACTATGCTGACCCTGATTTTGTTAAAATCCCTTATGAAATATTGATTTCAAAAGAGTATGCAAGGGAAAGGGTGAAACTAATCGATTTAAACCGTGCTGCCAGAACCTACGATGCGGGCATGTTGCAAACCGGCAATACAGTCTATTTGACTGTTGCCGATAGGGAGGGAAATATGGTTTCGCTCATTCAGAGTAATTACCGTGGAATGGGTTCCGGAATGACACCAACTGGCTTAGGTTTTGTATTACAGGATAGGGGAGAACTTTTCAGCCTGGAGGAGGGACACCCAAATGTTTATGCTCCCGGCAAAAGGCCGTTTCATACCATAATACCTGGCTTTATTACCAAGGATGGTAAACCATGGGTTAGTTTTGGCATAATGGGTGGTGGAATGCAACCCCAAGGGCATGCCCAGATTATTGTAAATTTAATAGACTTTGGAATGAATTTACAGGAAGCAGGAGACGCCCCTCGTATACAGCATGAGGGCAGTTCAGAGCCCACTGGCGAACGAATGACCGATGGAGGAACGGTTTACCTTGAATCCGGGTTTGATTACCAGGAAATTAGAAAATTATTGGCCAAGGGACACAGAATTGGGTTTAGCTTGGATGGTTACGGGGGATACCAGGCAATTATGTTCGATGAAAAAAATGGAGTTTATATTGGAGCCTCGGAATCCCGAAAGGATGGGCAGGCAGCAGGATATTAA
- a CDS encoding M16 family metallopeptidase — MKQILKKIQLLLFAVTVFTANALAQQYKYETVPNDPMGVRIYTLDNGLKVLMSVTKDEPRIQTFVAVRVGSKNDPKETTGLAHYFEHMMFKGTPDFGTLNWEKEKEMINTIEQLFEVYRNETDSLKRAAIYHKIDSISFEASKLAIPNEYDKLMSAIGSTGTNAATSNDYTIYIENIPSNQLENWAMIQANRFSHPVLRLFHTELETVYEEKNMSLTNDARKAGEALLRGLFPNHPYGQQTTLGEAEHLKNPSMKNIREFFDKYYVPNNMAVILAGDFNPDEAIKIVDKYFGTLKAKPLPEFSIVPEEPIIQPKEYEVVGLEAENVSIGFRFAGATSADADMLSLINSILYNTKAGLIDLNINKKQLALRAYASARVMTDYSILQLGGRNKKGQSLDEVKDLLLKQVELLKKGEFPDWMLEAAINNYKLNRMKALESASSRARLMMNAFLNGIEWENVVNSIERLQKISKDDVVKFANDYLGDNYVVVYKRQGKPQDVAKVAKPPITPIHINRDVESDFLKKVKETKVTPVEPVFIDYNKDITKIKLNKNIEVLYKQNTENGTFNLVYYYPFGSLSNPALTHAADYIQLLGTSKLSAEEVSQEFYRLACTFNINVNDEDTYITLSGLSENAVKALNLMEAILNDCQPDESALKAYIANQIKARNDAKRNQSAVFRALVSYATYGDSNPQKFILSEKELSELKANDLIGIIKSFSSYPHTILYYGPLASNDLKDMLSKEHRLPKKFIPTPENKRFEPLETTSDRVLFAHYDAKQSYLQTLSRGQKYDDNLYPIITLYNEYFGGGMNAIVFQEMREKRGLAYTARSRYTIPSKPDDYFINMSYIATQNDKVVDAFNAFNELFNAMPENTIGFNLSKEALISDIRNNRIRNMRVLYSYLNAKRMGWNEDIRKKLYSQIPTYTFDDVKKFQEQFVKGKPKTYIILGKEADMNFQELEKLYGPVTKVTLEQIFGY, encoded by the coding sequence ATGAAACAAATACTAAAAAAAATTCAGTTACTGCTCTTTGCAGTTACTGTTTTTACTGCTAACGCCCTTGCACAGCAGTATAAGTACGAAACTGTTCCAAACGACCCAATGGGTGTAAGAATTTATACCCTTGATAACGGGTTAAAGGTGTTAATGTCAGTAACCAAGGATGAGCCCCGCATCCAAACATTTGTTGCCGTTAGAGTGGGGAGTAAGAACGATCCCAAGGAAACCACAGGTTTAGCCCATTACTTTGAGCATATGATGTTCAAGGGAACTCCCGATTTTGGTACGCTCAACTGGGAAAAAGAGAAAGAGATGATCAATACCATTGAGCAATTGTTTGAGGTTTACCGTAACGAAACCGATTCGCTCAAGCGTGCTGCGATTTACCATAAAATTGATAGTATCTCCTTTGAGGCATCAAAGCTTGCCATTCCAAATGAGTACGACAAACTTATGAGTGCCATTGGCTCAACAGGGACAAATGCTGCAACATCAAACGACTACACCATTTACATTGAGAATATTCCAAGCAATCAGCTTGAAAATTGGGCAATGATTCAGGCTAACCGTTTCAGCCATCCGGTGCTCAGGCTTTTCCACACTGAACTTGAAACTGTTTACGAGGAAAAAAACATGTCGTTAACCAACGATGCCCGTAAAGCTGGTGAGGCACTGTTGCGTGGTCTATTCCCCAATCACCCCTATGGGCAGCAAACTACCCTTGGTGAGGCTGAACACCTCAAGAATCCCTCAATGAAAAATATACGTGAGTTCTTTGACAAGTATTATGTTCCCAATAACATGGCAGTTATCCTTGCCGGCGATTTTAACCCCGACGAGGCAATAAAGATAGTGGATAAGTACTTTGGAACCCTTAAGGCAAAACCCTTGCCTGAGTTTAGTATTGTTCCTGAGGAGCCAATTATTCAACCCAAGGAATATGAGGTTGTTGGCTTGGAGGCTGAGAACGTATCCATTGGATTCCGTTTTGCCGGCGCAACTTCGGCCGATGCCGATATGCTATCGCTTATTAACTCCATTCTTTATAACACTAAAGCGGGTCTTATCGATTTAAATATCAATAAAAAACAGCTTGCACTTAGGGCTTATGCATCAGCTAGAGTGATGACTGATTATTCAATCCTACAGCTTGGCGGACGAAATAAGAAGGGACAGTCACTGGACGAGGTAAAGGATCTGCTATTAAAACAGGTTGAGTTATTGAAAAAGGGAGAGTTTCCTGATTGGATGCTTGAGGCAGCAATCAACAACTATAAGCTGAACAGGATGAAAGCTCTTGAATCAGCATCGAGCCGTGCCCGGTTAATGATGAATGCTTTCCTTAATGGTATTGAATGGGAAAATGTGGTTAATAGCATTGAACGGTTACAAAAAATTAGCAAGGATGATGTTGTAAAATTTGCTAACGATTACCTGGGGGATAACTATGTTGTGGTTTATAAACGTCAGGGTAAACCCCAGGATGTGGCAAAGGTTGCTAAGCCTCCAATTACTCCAATTCATATTAATCGCGATGTTGAATCCGATTTTCTAAAGAAAGTAAAGGAAACTAAGGTAACACCAGTTGAGCCAGTGTTTATTGACTATAATAAGGATATTACCAAAATTAAGCTTAATAAAAATATCGAGGTCCTTTACAAGCAGAACACAGAGAATGGTACATTTAACCTGGTTTACTACTATCCGTTTGGTAGTTTAAGTAATCCGGCACTGACCCATGCAGCTGATTACATACAGCTACTGGGAACCTCAAAATTGAGTGCGGAGGAGGTTAGCCAGGAGTTTTATCGTTTGGCATGCACCTTCAACATTAATGTTAACGATGAAGATACTTACATTACTCTTTCTGGTTTAAGCGAAAATGCCGTCAAGGCCTTAAACCTAATGGAAGCAATACTTAACGATTGTCAACCCGACGAGTCAGCCCTAAAGGCCTATATTGCCAACCAGATAAAAGCCCGTAACGATGCTAAACGTAACCAATCGGCAGTATTTAGAGCATTGGTTAGCTACGCTACCTATGGAGATAGCAATCCCCAAAAATTTATACTGAGCGAGAAAGAACTTAGTGAGCTAAAAGCCAACGATCTAATTGGTATAATCAAGAGTTTCAGCTCATACCCCCATACAATTCTTTACTATGGTCCATTAGCCTCGAACGATTTAAAGGATATGCTTAGCAAGGAGCACCGTTTACCCAAAAAATTCATTCCAACACCGGAAAATAAAAGGTTTGAACCCCTTGAAACAACATCCGATAGAGTGCTTTTTGCCCACTACGATGCAAAGCAATCGTACCTACAAACTTTAAGCAGGGGTCAAAAGTACGACGATAACCTTTATCCCATTATTACTTTGTACAACGAGTATTTTGGTGGAGGCATGAATGCTATTGTTTTCCAAGAAATGCGCGAAAAGCGTGGCTTAGCCTACACGGCCCGCTCAAGATACACCATTCCCTCAAAACCTGACGATTACTTCATAAACATGAGTTACATTGCAACTCAAAACGATAAGGTAGTTGATGCCTTCAACGCATTTAACGAACTGTTCAACGCTATGCCGGAAAATACTATAGGCTTCAATCTTTCCAAGGAGGCTTTGATTTCCGATATCCGAAACAACCGGATAAGAAACATGCGAGTACTTTACAGCTACCTGAATGCCAAACGAATGGGTTGGAACGAAGATATTCGTAAGAAACTGTATTCACAAATACCTACTTATACCTTTGACGATGTTAAAAAATTCCAGGAACAATTCGTAAAAGGGAAACCAAAAACTTACATTATTTTAGGTAAAGAGGCCGACATGAATTTCCAGGAACTGGAAAAACTTTATGGGCCTGTAACTAAGGTAACATTGGAGCAAATATTCGGTTACTAA